From the genome of Mycoplasma sp. 1578d:
ATATTTACAAAAGAAATAGTAAATATATTTTGTTTAATTTTCAGTTGTCGGCAATTTGCTGAACAACTGAATTTTTTATTTCGAAAAATGAACATTTTTAATTTTTATTAATCTTTAATTTCAAATCATCCTGGTGTTTTTTGAATTTTTTCTCACATTAAATCTGGTAGTTTTAATTCCTTAACTTTCTTGCAAGAAAGAGCATGTTCAATTTGATCTTCATTCCCTGAAAGAGTTTTTTTAATTCAATCTGGATCAGTAATTAAAACTTGTCCTAAAGCAACCAAATCAGCTCCTAAATTTAAAACTTGCTTTGCTTGATCTGGCGTTTGAATTTGTCCAGCACTAATTAATGTTGCACGTTGATTAATTTGTTGAGCAAATAATTCAACATAAGTTTTTTCATATCCTTGAGGTTTTGATTGATATGCTTGAAAAAGTGATGTATGAATATAATCAACTCCTAAATTAACTAATTTTTCGGTAAGTTGTAAAGTATCGATAACTTTTAACCCATTTTCAATTGGTTCATCTGGAGAAATCCGGTATCCGATAATAAAGTCTTTTTTATTTTCTTGCTCAACTACTTGTTTAACTTGTTTTACAATTTCTAAAGCAAAACGCATGCGATTTTGTATGCTACCACCTCATTGATCGTTTCGTTTGTTAAAATAAGGTGATAAAAAGTTTTGAATTAAAAATCCATGAGCTCCATGTATTTCAATTCCATCAAATCCGGCCTGAATTGCTCTGCGGGTTGTGTGCCCAAAATCTTGGATTATTTGTTGAATTTCTTGCTCACTTAATTCTCTAACTTTTAAATTGCTATTTGCTGGAGCTACATTACTTGCAGAAACAATATCCTGAACAAGCTTAGAAGGAGCTTTATTTCCCGCGTGGAAAATTTGTAAAATAGCTTTTGCTCCACCTGCTTTAGTTACTTGAGCTAATTGACTTAAACTAGGGATAAATTTATCGTCATATCCGGCAAATTGATTGGTAAATCCAATTCCGTTTTCTGAAACAAAGGTACATCCAGTGATTAATAATCCAACTTGGTTATTTCTATGTTTATAGTATTCTATCTCTTGATCAGAAATGGTTAAATCATCATTTGAAGAATAAGTAGTCATAGGTGCCATTGCAATTCTATTTTTAATAGTATGTTTATTTGCTAAATTAATTTGAGAAAAAAGTTCCTTCATTTTGTTCCTTATTTTGTGTCTTTTGGTAAAAAATAAATAAAAAGATTATTAAACCTAAAAGCATACAATTGTAATATTACTAGGTTTAATAACTGCTTTTCTTGATTATAAATAAATTATACTTTATTTTAATTCGGTCGAAATCGATCGAATTAATTCTAACTAAATTACTATTATTTAAAAACGAACAAATTCATTTTGTTCGTTTTTTGTGGTTTTTATGTTTATGCAATTGGTTTGAATTTGCGTTTTAAAATAATGTCTTTGCTTAAAAACCCATATTTTAAGCGTGAATTAATTAAAATAATCATTATTGCAAAGGAAATAAACATTGAAGCTCATGCAAGTGAATAATTGATCCGGTCGCTAGATTGGGTAATATTAACATTTCTTCCACTAATATTAACTGTTCGAGCAATGGTAAGCTCAATTGGTTGGAGCGCAACAATAAAGAAGATCATCACAAATGCAATAAGTACAAATCAAACATTATATCTAATGATTTTATTTCCATTAAAACGATTGCTAAATAGTCCGTATAAAGCAAGACTTGATAAGAACACACTAATTAAAAGAGAACTAATAGCAATTGAAACTAATACTAAAAAGATGGTTTTAAGTTGAAAACTAGTTGAACGTTGATCTAAAATTGTAGCAAATTCAGCTTGACTTTTATCCTTTAGTTCATCTTTTAATCGTTCAGTTAATCACTCTCGTTCAAATGTAATTCGACCATAAAATTTGCTAATTAACAATCCAAGCAAAATTAGAACAACCACACCAAAAATAAGTGAAATTAACACTAAAATTTTCCGTTGTTGGTAGTTAACAAATCAATTCATTAGTTAATTCTTTTCTGAGTAACTTTATCAAAAATATGGACACGAGAATTATCAAATTTGAGTTGGATTTTTTGATAAAGTTCATACTCTTCGTTGTTTGGTGCAGTAATAATAAACTCTAGTGTTTCATTAATTTTAGCTAAAATTAATTGATCTTTACCAATTAGCTCAATGTTAAAAACAATTGCTTGAGTGCTGTTTTGCTCATGGATTGACGAAATTTTAATATCTTCACTTCTAAATCCGACCACAAGTTCTTGGTCAGGGTGCAGTAATGAAGCAGTTTGAGGATTAATTTCAATGCTTAAACTTTTATCACTTGAAACTAGTTTACCATTTTCAAAAATTGCGTCAAATGTGTTCATAGTTGGTGAACCGATAAATTTAGCTACGAATAAATTAGCTGGTTTAAAGTAAAGTTCTCTTCCGTTTCCGCTTTGTTGAATTGAACCATCGTTAAAGACAACAATTTGATCACCCATAGTCATAGCTTCAAGTTGATCGTGAGTAACGTAAATACTAGTGGTTTTGAGCAATCTATGAATAGAAACAATTTCTCTCCTCATGCTTTCACGTAATTTAGCATCAAGGTTTGAAAGTGGTTCGTCCATTAAAAAGACCAAAGGTTTCCGCGAAATTGCCCGACCAATAGCTACCCTTTGTCTTTGACCTCCAGATAGGTCTCTTGGTTTACGATATAAATAATCTTCAATTTTGAGAATTTTAGCAACATCTTTTACCCGACGATCGATGATATCTTTCCGTTCTTTAGCAATTCTAAGCCCAAACGAAATGTTGTTATACACGTTCATATGTGGATAAAGAGCATACGATTGGAATACCATAGCAATATTACGCTCATTAGGAAGTAAGTTATTATATCTTTTATTATTGAATAATAAATCTCCTGAAGTAATTGAGTTAAGTCCGGCAATCATTCTTAATAAGGTAGTTTTACCACATCCACTTGGGCCAAGAAAAATACAAAATGAACCTGGTTTGATTTCTAAATTAATATCCTTAAGGGTGTATTTTTCGTTTCCTTCATATTTTTTTGACAAATTAACTAGCTTAATATGAGCACCATTGTTAGTGTTGGTAATTTCACCTAATTGAGTGATCATTTTATCAAGATCAATTGTTTCAAAGTTATATTCTGGATCAATATGTTCATTTGGTTGAGATACGTGCGATTTTTTAAAAATATTTTTAATCATAATTATCCTTTAACAGCTCCTTCTGAAAGTCCTCCAACAATGAATTTTTGCAAATACATAAATAGTGCAAACGCTGGAATTGAAGCAAGGAGCGAACCAGCTAAATAAGCTCCAAAGTTAATGTGTTTTGGTTCGGTTTCAATCAGAGTGAGTAATCCAACAGCTAGTGTTTTGGTTTCGTTTTCAAAAAGAACAAATCTTGGTAAGATAACGTCAGTAAACGGAATTAAGAACGATCATAATGCCACCATAATTAGTGAAGGTCTAATTACTGGAAGTAAAATTTTAAAGAACAATCCTCAGTTTGTACATCCATCCACTTTTCCTGAATCATCTAATTCAGATGAGACTGTATCTAAATAACTTTTAAGCATAAAAGTGTTGGATGAAATCGCTCCACCTGTATAAATAACAATGAGCATGTACACAGGATTTGCTCCAAGTGCAGTTCCCATTTTAACAATAATAAATAAGGTAATTAGCGATGAAGTTGCTGGAATCATTTGTAAGAGCATAATAATTGCCAGTGAATATTTAGAACCGGCAAACTTAAAGCGTGAGTATGCATATGCATTTAATGCCACTCCGGATGTTGCAAAAATCATAGTTAGTCCAGCGATTAAAAGAGTGTTTTTATATCAAGTTCCAAACAAACTTCGTGGCGAAGTGAATAAGTAATTAAAATTATCAAGTCCAAACTTAAATGGAACAATAGCAATAATCCGTGGGTTGTTAACGTTAAACGATGCGGTAATGAGCGAAAATACTGGAAATAAGATAATAATTGCTCAAAAAATAAGCACTAAGTAGTTAATAAATAAGAACAAGATTTCCATTGGAGTTGGTGCTTTAGTATCCGATTCATTAAAATTAATTCTTTTTAATGGTTTCTTACGGGGAGTAGTATTAATGCTGGAATGAATTGGTTTAAAAAATCTTGATTCAGTCATTGCTTAATCTCTCCTTGTAATTGTTCGAATAAATCCTCTTGCTGAGACAGCAATAGTCATCAATGAAGCAAGA
Proteins encoded in this window:
- a CDS encoding ABC transporter ATP-binding protein, which codes for MIKNIFKKSHVSQPNEHIDPEYNFETIDLDKMITQLGEITNTNNGAHIKLVNLSKKYEGNEKYTLKDINLEIKPGSFCIFLGPSGCGKTTLLRMIAGLNSITSGDLLFNNKRYNNLLPNERNIAMVFQSYALYPHMNVYNNISFGLRIAKERKDIIDRRVKDVAKILKIEDYLYRKPRDLSGGQRQRVAIGRAISRKPLVFLMDEPLSNLDAKLRESMRREIVSIHRLLKTTSIYVTHDQLEAMTMGDQIVVFNDGSIQQSGNGRELYFKPANLFVAKFIGSPTMNTFDAIFENGKLVSSDKSLSIEINPQTASLLHPDQELVVGFRSEDIKISSIHEQNSTQAIVFNIELIGKDQLILAKINETLEFIITAPNNEEYELYQKIQLKFDNSRVHIFDKVTQKRIN
- a CDS encoding sugar ABC transporter permease, whose product is MTESRFFKPIHSSINTTPRKKPLKRINFNESDTKAPTPMEILFLFINYLVLIFWAIIILFPVFSLITASFNVNNPRIIAIVPFKFGLDNFNYLFTSPRSLFGTWYKNTLLIAGLTMIFATSGVALNAYAYSRFKFAGSKYSLAIIMLLQMIPATSSLITLFIIVKMGTALGANPVYMLIVIYTGGAISSNTFMLKSYLDTVSSELDDSGKVDGCTNWGLFFKILLPVIRPSLIMVALWSFLIPFTDVILPRFVLFENETKTLAVGLLTLIETEPKHINFGAYLAGSLLASIPAFALFMYLQKFIVGGLSEGAVKG
- a CDS encoding NADH-dependent flavin oxidoreductase, whose translation is MKELFSQINLANKHTIKNRIAMAPMTTYSSNDDLTISDQEIEYYKHRNNQVGLLITGCTFVSENGIGFTNQFAGYDDKFIPSLSQLAQVTKAGGAKAILQIFHAGNKAPSKLVQDIVSASNVAPANSNLKVRELSEQEIQQIIQDFGHTTRRAIQAGFDGIEIHGAHGFLIQNFLSPYFNKRNDQWGGSIQNRMRFALEIVKQVKQVVEQENKKDFIIGYRISPDEPIENGLKVIDTLQLTEKLVNLGVDYIHTSLFQAYQSKPQGYEKTYVELFAQQINQRATLISAGQIQTPDQAKQVLNLGADLVALGQVLITDPDWIKKTLSGNEDQIEHALSCKKVKELKLPDLMWEKIQKTPGWFEIKD